One segment of Choloepus didactylus isolate mChoDid1 chromosome 15, mChoDid1.pri, whole genome shotgun sequence DNA contains the following:
- the LOC119510465 gene encoding caveolin-2, with the protein MGLETEKADVQLFVDDDVYSRHSGIDYGDPEKVADLGMDRDPHRLNSHLQLGFEDVIAEPVSTHSLDKVWICSHALFEISKYLMYKFLTVFLAIPLAFAAGILFATLSCLHIWILMPFVKTCLMVLPSVQTIWKSMTDVAIGPLCTSAGRIFSSVSLQLSHD; encoded by the coding sequence ATGGGGCTGGAGACCGAGAAGGCGGACGTCCAGCTCTTCGTGGACGACGACGTGTACAGCCGCCATAGCGGCATCGACTACGGCGACCCCGAGAAGGTCGCCGACTTGGGTATGGACCGGGATCCTCACCGGCTCAACTCGCATCTCCAGCTAGGTTTCGAGGATGTGATCGCGGAGCCGGTCTCTACGCACTCCTTAGACAAGGTGTGGATCTGCAGCCATGCGCTGTTTGAAATCAGCAAATACCTGATGTACAAGTTCCTGACGGTGTTCCTGGCGATTCCCCTGGCCTTCGCTGCGGGAATCCTGTTTGCCACCCTCAGCTGTCTGCACATCTGGATTCTAATGCCTTTTGTAAAGACCTGCCTAATGGTCCTGCCTTCAGTGCAGACAATATGGAAGAGTATGACAGATGTTGCCATTGGCCCATTGTGTACAAGCGCAGGACGCATCTTCTCTTCCGTCAGCCTGCAGCTGAGCCACGACTGA